One genomic window of Luteitalea pratensis includes the following:
- the rbfA gene encoding 30S ribosome-binding factor RbfA: protein MQGSGSRADRIADHIKDHVSQLLSFEVKDPAVGLLTVTHVKLTGDMGLAHVYYTLVGDEVERAKTARALDRATAFVRRRLAEDMNMRRAPDVRFHYDENVERQERVATLLQEIATERAEREKREQAETTPDDNTQ from the coding sequence ATGCAGGGTTCCGGTTCTCGCGCCGATCGCATCGCTGACCACATCAAGGACCATGTCAGCCAGTTGCTGTCATTCGAAGTCAAGGATCCCGCGGTGGGGCTCCTGACGGTCACGCACGTCAAGCTGACGGGCGACATGGGCCTGGCCCACGTGTACTACACCCTCGTCGGCGACGAGGTGGAGCGGGCCAAGACGGCCCGGGCGCTCGATCGCGCGACGGCGTTTGTCCGGCGCCGCCTCGCCGAAGACATGAACATGCGGCGTGCGCCCGACGTCCGCTTCCATTACGACGAGAACGTCGAGCGGCAGGAACGCGTCGCGACGCTGCTGCAGGAGATCGCCACCGAGCGCGCGGAGCGCGAGAAGCGCGAGCAGGCCGAGACCACCCCCGATGACAACACTCAGTGA
- a CDS encoding acetylxylan esterase: MLSRRTFATSTLAALFASSRIHAQEPEANYDEARVPAYTLPPILVGADRAAVRTKVAWRSRRAELLDLFGAHMYGRTPPGLPTATISEVDAPVAVLDGRAWRQQWRLEWEGRASVDVLVYRPRHDRQVPVFIGLNYFGNHAVDPDPAIRLSTRWMRTSEANGIVNHRATEASRGTVARRWPIDLVIARDCAVMTAYYGDLAPDDPAVVRQGIAPLADGRQDRIPEAERWGAIGMWAWGLSQMRHAAGRMPGLDAGRSIVIGHSRLGKAALWAGVQDEGFAMVVSNDSGCGGAALSRRIYGETIGGITSSFPHWFCRTLSTYGGRESAMPVDQHQLLALVAPRVLHVASAIDDRWADPRGEFLATQAADEVWRLHGVNGLGVTEMPRVDKPVGAHVRYHIRTGGHDITRYDWEQYLETVTRELR; this comes from the coding sequence ATGCTGAGCCGACGCACCTTCGCCACCTCCACGCTTGCTGCCCTGTTCGCCTCGTCACGGATTCACGCGCAGGAACCGGAGGCCAACTACGACGAGGCGCGGGTGCCGGCCTACACCCTGCCGCCGATCCTCGTCGGTGCCGACCGAGCAGCCGTGCGAACGAAGGTAGCATGGCGGTCGCGCCGGGCGGAGTTGCTCGACCTCTTTGGCGCGCACATGTACGGGCGCACGCCGCCTGGCTTGCCGACGGCGACCATCTCGGAGGTCGATGCGCCGGTAGCCGTGCTGGACGGGAGGGCCTGGCGGCAGCAGTGGCGGCTCGAGTGGGAAGGGCGGGCGTCGGTCGACGTACTGGTCTATCGCCCGCGCCACGATCGGCAGGTGCCGGTCTTCATCGGCCTGAACTACTTCGGCAATCACGCGGTGGATCCCGATCCCGCGATCCGGCTCTCCACGCGATGGATGCGCACGAGCGAGGCCAACGGCATCGTCAATCACCGCGCCACGGAGGCGTCACGCGGCACCGTGGCCCGACGCTGGCCGATCGACCTCGTCATCGCACGGGACTGCGCGGTCATGACGGCCTACTACGGCGATCTCGCGCCCGACGATCCTGCCGTGGTGCGACAAGGCATCGCGCCGCTCGCCGATGGGCGGCAGGACCGCATTCCGGAGGCGGAACGGTGGGGCGCCATCGGCATGTGGGCCTGGGGCTTGTCGCAGATGCGTCATGCCGCCGGGCGCATGCCCGGTCTCGACGCGGGCCGCTCGATCGTGATCGGGCACAGCCGGCTCGGGAAGGCGGCGTTGTGGGCAGGCGTCCAGGACGAGGGCTTCGCGATGGTCGTCTCCAATGACTCCGGCTGTGGCGGCGCGGCCCTCAGCCGACGCATCTACGGCGAGACCATCGGCGGGATCACGTCGTCGTTCCCGCACTGGTTCTGCCGCACCTTGTCGACCTACGGCGGGCGCGAGTCGGCGATGCCGGTCGACCAGCATCAGTTGCTGGCGCTGGTCGCGCCACGTGTGCTGCACGTCGCCAGTGCCATCGACGACCGCTGGGCGGATCCGCGCGGCGAGTTCCTGGCGACGCAGGCGGCCGACGAGGTCTGGCGATTGCACGGCGTCAACGGCCTCGGCGTCACGGAGATGCCACGCGTGGACAAGCCGGTGGGCGCGCATGTGCGTTACCACATCCGCACCGGTGGTCACGACATCACGCGCTACGACTGGGAGCAGTACCTGGAGACGGTCACCAGGGAACTCAGGTAA
- the rpsO gene encoding 30S ribosomal protein S15: MTKDRKTNLIEDFRQHESDTGSPEVQVAILSERITYLTEHFKTHAKDHHSRRGLLKLVGQRRRLLDYVKAKNTERYAQLIKRLGIRK, translated from the coding sequence TTGACGAAGGACCGCAAGACCAACCTGATCGAGGATTTCCGCCAGCACGAGAGCGATACCGGCTCCCCGGAAGTGCAGGTCGCCATCCTCAGCGAACGCATCACCTATCTGACCGAGCACTTCAAGACGCATGCGAAGGACCACCACTCGCGTCGCGGCCTGTTGAAGCTCGTCGGACAGCGCCGACGCCTGCTGGACTACGTGAAGGCGAAGAACACGGAACGCTACGCGCAGCTCATCAAGCGGCTCGGCATCCGGAAGTAG
- the pnp gene encoding polyribonucleotide nucleotidyltransferase, translating to MHTRSLELGNRALSFETGKLAKQADGSVLVRMGDTVVLVTACHAASPRVGIDFLPLTVDYREFTYASGRIPGGFFKREGKPTEKEVLTSRLIDRPVRPLFPAGWAFETQIIAMVVSADTDYDSDVLAVTGAGCALALSEMPFQKTIAGVRVGFVDGAYVINPTFAQRKASSLDLIIAGSADAVMMVEAGAQEVTEEQMVGALDAGHTAIKQIVATIDDLAKAAGKKKIVMPAKEANHDFYREVEEKVYVPLSEAMRIKEKLESYGRVDQVLADLVASVPEAEVERRLEAKKIFKGLKEKVLRDEILQRRHRLDGRKFDEIRAIWSEVTVLPRVHGSAVFTRGETQALVTATLGTADDQQKIETMDGETYKRFMLHYNFPPFSVGETGFMRGPGRREVGHGALAERALTPVMPTEEQFPYTVRVVSDILESNGSSSMASVCGGAMAMMDAGVPLRAPVAGVAMGLILDEGTGKFAVLTDIAGAEDHYGDMDFKVAGTAAGITALQMDIKVSGITMEIMRQALAQARDGRLFILGKMAETLTGPRAQTSQYAPRIVSIKIPVDKIRDVIGPGGKMIRSIIERTGVKIDVEDDGRVNVASNDEASAARALAIIQELTATPEIGKTYMGKVQRIADFGAFVEIMPGVDGLLHVSEIALHRVKDVRDELKEGEQLLVKVLNVDPSGKIRLSRKALLQEEQPKA from the coding sequence ATGCACACACGTAGTCTCGAGCTCGGCAACCGAGCTCTTTCGTTCGAAACCGGCAAGCTCGCGAAGCAGGCCGACGGTTCAGTCCTCGTCCGGATGGGCGACACGGTCGTGCTCGTCACGGCGTGCCACGCCGCGTCCCCGCGCGTCGGCATCGACTTCCTGCCGCTGACGGTGGACTACCGCGAGTTCACCTACGCGTCGGGTCGCATCCCCGGCGGCTTCTTCAAGCGCGAAGGCAAGCCGACCGAGAAGGAAGTGCTCACGAGCCGCCTGATCGATCGGCCGGTCCGTCCGCTCTTCCCGGCCGGCTGGGCGTTCGAGACGCAGATCATCGCGATGGTCGTCTCGGCCGACACCGACTACGACTCGGACGTGCTCGCCGTGACCGGTGCCGGTTGCGCCCTCGCGCTGTCAGAGATGCCGTTCCAGAAGACGATTGCCGGCGTCCGCGTCGGCTTCGTGGACGGCGCGTACGTCATCAACCCGACGTTCGCCCAGCGCAAGGCCAGCAGCCTTGACCTGATCATCGCCGGCAGCGCCGACGCCGTGATGATGGTCGAGGCCGGGGCGCAGGAAGTGACCGAGGAGCAGATGGTGGGCGCGCTCGATGCCGGGCACACCGCCATCAAGCAGATCGTCGCCACCATCGACGACCTCGCCAAGGCCGCCGGCAAGAAGAAGATCGTCATGCCGGCCAAGGAGGCGAACCACGACTTCTACCGAGAGGTCGAGGAGAAGGTGTACGTGCCGCTCTCCGAGGCGATGCGGATCAAGGAGAAGCTGGAGAGCTACGGCCGCGTCGACCAGGTCCTGGCCGACCTGGTCGCCTCGGTGCCCGAGGCCGAAGTCGAGCGCCGGCTCGAGGCCAAGAAGATTTTCAAGGGCCTGAAGGAGAAGGTGCTGCGCGACGAGATCCTGCAGCGCCGTCACCGGCTCGACGGCCGCAAGTTCGACGAGATTCGCGCGATCTGGTCGGAAGTGACGGTGTTGCCGCGCGTCCACGGTTCGGCGGTCTTCACCCGCGGCGAGACGCAGGCGCTGGTCACGGCGACACTGGGCACCGCCGACGATCAGCAGAAGATCGAGACCATGGACGGCGAGACGTACAAGCGGTTCATGCTCCACTACAACTTCCCGCCGTTCTCGGTCGGCGAGACGGGCTTCATGCGCGGCCCGGGCCGTCGTGAAGTCGGCCACGGCGCGCTCGCCGAGCGGGCGCTTACGCCGGTGATGCCGACCGAGGAGCAGTTCCCCTACACGGTCCGCGTCGTTTCGGACATCCTCGAGAGTAACGGCTCCTCGTCGATGGCCAGCGTGTGCGGCGGCGCGATGGCGATGATGGACGCGGGCGTGCCCTTGCGCGCGCCGGTGGCCGGCGTGGCGATGGGCCTGATCCTCGACGAAGGCACCGGCAAGTTCGCGGTCCTGACCGACATCGCTGGCGCCGAGGATCACTACGGCGACATGGACTTCAAGGTCGCCGGTACCGCCGCGGGCATCACCGCGCTGCAGATGGACATCAAGGTCTCCGGCATCACGATGGAGATCATGCGGCAGGCGCTCGCGCAGGCGCGCGACGGACGCCTCTTCATTCTCGGCAAGATGGCCGAGACGCTGACCGGACCGCGTGCGCAGACCTCGCAGTACGCGCCGCGCATCGTGTCGATCAAGATCCCGGTCGACAAGATCCGTGACGTCATCGGACCCGGCGGCAAGATGATTCGCAGCATCATCGAACGCACCGGCGTGAAGATCGACGTCGAGGACGATGGCCGGGTCAACGTGGCGAGCAACGACGAGGCCTCCGCGGCTCGAGCGCTGGCGATCATCCAGGAGCTCACCGCGACGCCGGAAATCGGCAAGACCTACATGGGCAAGGTCCAGCGCATCGCCGACTTCGGCGCGTTCGTCGAGATCATGCCCGGTGTGGACGGGTTGCTGCACGTCTCCGAGATCGCCCTGCACCGCGTCAAGGACGTGCGTGACGAACTCAAGGAAGGCGAACAACTCCTCGTCAAGGTCCTCAACGTGGATCCTTCGGGCAAGATTCGCCTGAGCCGCAAGGCCCTGCTCCAGGAAGAGCAGCCGAAGGCGTAA
- the nusA gene encoding transcription termination factor NusA, with protein MSTNPLVQSIESLAKERGIDPAIVITAIEEAVLTASRKSYGKDGENLKARLNYETGDVELLAVKKVVETVENPATEISLGDAQDIYRVYGEEYAAGIELEDEIEFPKSKEKLGRIAAQTAKQVIFQKVREAERRNVFDEFSSRVGEVVTGTVKRFEQGDIIVELGRIEASLPRKEQSRAENYAIGDRVRTVIKNVNENLKGPQVILSRTDPALLVKMFEQEVPEIYDGTVMIRGAVREAGDRAKVAVYSRERDVDPVGACVGIKGTRVQAIIRELRGEKIDIVEFSEDPVEFVMNAISPARVQRVTIVDDQDRVMEVVVEDKQLSLAIGKKGQNVRLAAKLTGWKIDIKSEEEKRKEVEAQLAGFDWNAVAEGQAEVPLTGAAAMDALFDPNMGVETATEQVEAETASAGPDEPVGDASPHGLDEGPDADGVGEAKQD; from the coding sequence ATGAGTACCAATCCGCTCGTGCAATCGATTGAGTCGCTCGCCAAGGAGCGTGGCATCGATCCGGCCATCGTGATCACGGCCATCGAGGAAGCCGTGCTCACGGCGTCGCGCAAGTCCTACGGCAAGGACGGCGAGAACCTGAAGGCGCGCCTGAACTACGAGACGGGTGACGTCGAACTGCTCGCCGTGAAGAAGGTGGTCGAGACGGTCGAGAACCCGGCGACCGAGATCTCGCTCGGCGACGCCCAGGACATCTACCGCGTGTACGGCGAGGAATACGCGGCCGGGATCGAGCTCGAGGACGAGATCGAGTTCCCGAAGAGCAAGGAAAAGCTCGGACGCATCGCGGCGCAGACGGCCAAGCAGGTGATCTTCCAGAAGGTCCGCGAGGCCGAGCGGCGCAACGTGTTCGACGAGTTCTCGTCGCGGGTCGGCGAGGTGGTCACCGGCACCGTCAAGCGTTTCGAGCAGGGCGACATCATCGTCGAGCTCGGACGCATCGAGGCGAGCCTGCCGCGCAAGGAGCAGTCGCGCGCGGAGAACTACGCCATCGGCGACCGCGTGCGGACGGTGATCAAGAACGTCAACGAGAACCTGAAGGGACCACAGGTCATCCTGTCGCGGACCGACCCGGCGCTGCTCGTGAAGATGTTCGAGCAGGAAGTGCCGGAGATTTATGACGGCACGGTGATGATCCGCGGCGCCGTCCGCGAGGCCGGCGATCGCGCGAAGGTGGCGGTGTACAGCCGCGAGCGCGACGTCGACCCGGTCGGCGCGTGCGTCGGCATCAAGGGCACGCGCGTGCAGGCCATCATTCGCGAGCTGCGCGGCGAGAAGATCGACATCGTCGAGTTCTCAGAGGACCCGGTGGAGTTCGTGATGAACGCCATCAGCCCGGCCCGCGTCCAGCGCGTGACGATCGTGGACGACCAGGATCGGGTGATGGAAGTGGTGGTCGAGGACAAGCAGCTCTCGCTGGCGATCGGCAAGAAGGGGCAGAACGTTCGCCTCGCCGCCAAGCTGACGGGCTGGAAGATCGACATCAAGAGCGAAGAAGAGAAGCGCAAGGAAGTGGAGGCCCAGCTGGCGGGGTTCGATTGGAACGCCGTCGCCGAGGGTCAGGCCGAGGTGCCCCTCACGGGAGCCGCGGCTATGGACGCCCTGTTCGATCCCAACATGGGCGTCGAGACGGCCACCGAGCAGGTCGAGGCGGAAACCGCCTCGGCCGGTCCGGACGAGCCGGTCGGGGATGCGTCGCCGCACGGGCTCGATGAAGGCCCGGACGCTGATGGCGTCGGCGAGGCAAAGCAGGACTAG
- the truB gene encoding tRNA pseudouridine(55) synthase TruB: MIPALDRILIVDKPEGMTSHDVVATVRRRLPRKTRVGHTGTLDPFATGVLPVVIGKATRLSQFLTAGRKRYRATVAFGAATDSGDRMGAVIETASPDVLRMLDEPRLAHALATFVGMQAQVPPAYSAKKVDGERAYVLARRGDVVDLPPVEVTAHALSLVGWDAGSHVALLDLDVSAGYYVRSLARDLGARLGVPAHLAALQRTGSGSWSIADAHSLAEVVQASPEAFLKLCEPMSAALGTWPALTLDDGQVQWVLAGRAVALTPGQTATLVDVPAERVRLLDEAGALVALAPPSPPGSSLHADIVLR, from the coding sequence GTGATCCCCGCCCTCGACCGCATCCTCATCGTCGACAAGCCCGAAGGCATGACGTCGCACGACGTCGTGGCGACGGTGCGGCGACGATTGCCGCGCAAGACCCGCGTCGGACACACCGGCACACTCGACCCGTTCGCAACGGGCGTGTTGCCGGTCGTGATCGGCAAGGCGACACGCTTGTCGCAGTTCCTCACGGCGGGCCGCAAGCGATACCGCGCGACGGTCGCCTTCGGCGCGGCGACCGACTCCGGCGATCGCATGGGCGCGGTCATCGAGACGGCCTCCCCCGACGTGCTGCGGATGCTGGACGAACCCCGGCTCGCCCATGCGCTCGCCACCTTCGTGGGCATGCAGGCGCAGGTGCCGCCGGCGTATTCGGCCAAGAAGGTCGACGGGGAGCGGGCCTATGTGCTGGCCCGGCGCGGCGACGTGGTCGACCTGCCCCCCGTGGAGGTGACCGCGCACGCGCTTTCGCTCGTGGGCTGGGACGCCGGTTCGCACGTGGCCCTCCTCGACCTCGACGTGTCGGCCGGATACTACGTCCGCAGCCTCGCCCGGGACCTCGGGGCCAGGTTGGGTGTCCCGGCGCACCTCGCGGCCTTGCAACGAACCGGAAGCGGTTCCTGGTCGATCGCCGACGCCCACTCGCTGGCCGAGGTCGTCCAGGCGTCGCCGGAGGCGTTTCTCAAACTGTGCGAGCCCATGTCCGCCGCGCTGGGCACCTGGCCCGCCCTGACGCTCGATGATGGGCAGGTCCAGTGGGTGCTCGCGGGCCGCGCCGTTGCCCTGACCCCTGGCCAGACGGCAACACTCGTCGACGTCCCGGCGGAGCGGGTCAGGCTGCTCGACGAGGCGGGCGCCCTCGTGGCCCTGGCTCCCCCCTCCCCACCCGGTTCCAGCCTCCACGCCGACATCGTCCTGCGGTAA
- a CDS encoding cupredoxin domain-containing protein, translating to MTTRRRWLGRLLALCGVVPLAQPDDVAGRRQFTMTARKFQFDPEIIDVRRNDIVRLTITSADIDHSFTIDAYRIQKRIPAGGSVTLEFRADEVGRFPFYCSMRIDPGCEDMSGELIVR from the coding sequence ATGACGACCCGTCGCAGGTGGCTCGGACGCTTGCTTGCGTTGTGCGGCGTGGTGCCGCTGGCGCAGCCCGACGACGTCGCCGGCCGCCGGCAGTTCACGATGACGGCGCGCAAGTTCCAGTTCGATCCCGAAATCATCGACGTGCGACGCAACGACATCGTCCGCCTCACGATCACGTCAGCCGACATCGATCACAGCTTCACGATCGACGCCTACCGCATCCAGAAGCGCATCCCGGCCGGGGGCAGCGTGACGCTCGAGTTCCGTGCCGACGAAGTGGGCCGGTTTCCGTTCTACTGCAGCATGCGCATCGATCCCGGCTGCGAGGACATGAGCGGGGAACTCATCGTCAGGTAA
- the infB gene encoding translation initiation factor IF-2, with protein MSTVRIYKVAELLNAPSQEVMDLLKVEAGIEVRSASSTIEEVVARQFVERHARKRNISLPPAAQMFNEGPPQRPGMAKKQPGKGPAVPEAPKVAPLPPPRLVKALKVPGAPAASGTYAEAPASVAHPPAFEAHPAAVATAAAVDTHEPDARETSAPVETPPPAAFNGPAPVLEAAPAVERAPEPETAVAAPPPPAPIVDAPVAAEATDASASALGEDDIDPTGARQVPSSLRLRVEDPNRQVSAPPMRPARPAPPVPPPPVRRAPMPPTAGPAGPPRPATAGPRPLPPGAALPGGPRPLPSQPIRSPLPQVARPSYQPTYANIGRAPGVVGPGGRPLGGPPGAPGMVQPGQRPGAAQFPRPPQPGGGYRPGGAPGGHRPRPGGRSSGGRRTRIEAPVVQGPAAPPPITRIITLAEGMTVKDLADKLEAKVKDVMRVILEQGMRMTINSTLDADTATMLARQFGAEVEVRSFEEEIVEFEEGVSRPEDRETRAPVVTVMGHVDHGKTTLLDSLRTTRVAEREAGGITQHIGAYAVELNDRKIVFLDTPGHAAFTTMRARGAKVTDVVVLVVAADDGVMPQTREAIDHAKAAKVPIIVAINKIDKPDSNPERVMRELSEIGLLAESWGGDTVMVPVSAKAKQNLDQLLEMILLVTEIGDLKANAARNASGTVLEGKLDRGRGPVATVLVQDGTLHVGDTVLVGTIVGKVRALQDDRGRSVREVGPSTPVEVLGLGGVPTPGDTFQAVEDVAKARQIAMFREEQAKAKSLGARGGRMTLETLQKHIAEGGVKELALIIKADVQGSAEVLADSLQKLGDERVKVRVISSGVGAINESDVLLATASEAIIIGFNVRPDRNAEALANREKVDIRLHSIIYNVTDEMKAAMAGMLEPVFKDARIGMAEVREVFKTPKAGTVAGCLVTEGVIRRSGDAQARLLRDGVVVHTGKLSSLRRFKDDVSEVKNGLECGMTFERYNDVKVGDIIEVFVSEEVAVTIPG; from the coding sequence TTGTCGACTGTCCGGATCTATAAAGTCGCGGAACTGCTGAACGCACCCAGCCAGGAGGTCATGGATCTCCTGAAGGTGGAGGCGGGCATCGAGGTGCGTTCTGCCTCGAGCACCATCGAAGAGGTGGTGGCCAGGCAGTTCGTGGAGCGACACGCGCGCAAGCGCAATATCTCGCTCCCACCGGCCGCGCAGATGTTCAACGAAGGACCGCCGCAGCGGCCCGGCATGGCCAAGAAGCAGCCTGGCAAGGGCCCGGCCGTTCCCGAAGCGCCCAAGGTCGCCCCGCTGCCACCGCCGCGGTTGGTGAAGGCGCTGAAGGTGCCCGGAGCGCCCGCCGCGTCGGGGACGTACGCCGAGGCTCCGGCCTCGGTCGCACACCCGCCGGCGTTCGAGGCTCACCCGGCCGCCGTGGCAACGGCGGCTGCCGTCGACACCCACGAGCCCGACGCCCGGGAGACGAGCGCGCCCGTGGAGACGCCTCCGCCCGCGGCGTTCAACGGCCCGGCCCCGGTCCTCGAGGCCGCGCCGGCCGTCGAACGCGCCCCGGAGCCCGAAACAGCTGTCGCTGCCCCACCGCCGCCCGCGCCGATCGTCGACGCTCCGGTTGCGGCCGAGGCCACCGACGCCAGTGCCTCGGCGTTGGGCGAGGACGACATCGACCCGACCGGTGCACGTCAGGTGCCCTCCTCCCTGCGCCTGCGCGTCGAGGATCCGAATCGCCAGGTCAGCGCGCCGCCGATGCGGCCCGCGCGTCCGGCACCGCCCGTACCGCCACCGCCCGTTCGTCGTGCGCCCATGCCGCCGACCGCCGGTCCGGCTGGTCCACCCCGCCCGGCGACCGCCGGGCCCCGTCCGCTGCCTCCGGGCGCGGCGCTTCCTGGAGGCCCTCGACCTTTGCCGTCGCAGCCGATCCGCTCGCCGCTGCCGCAGGTCGCACGGCCCAGTTATCAGCCCACCTACGCCAACATCGGCCGCGCTCCTGGCGTCGTCGGTCCTGGCGGTCGCCCGCTCGGTGGCCCTCCGGGTGCCCCCGGCATGGTGCAGCCCGGGCAGCGTCCCGGTGCCGCACAGTTCCCGCGGCCGCCGCAGCCCGGCGGCGGTTACCGGCCCGGTGGAGCGCCGGGTGGCCATCGGCCTCGCCCCGGTGGGCGCAGTAGCGGCGGTCGTCGCACGCGCATCGAGGCACCGGTGGTGCAGGGTCCGGCGGCTCCGCCGCCGATCACCCGCATCATCACCCTCGCCGAGGGCATGACCGTGAAGGACCTGGCCGACAAGCTCGAGGCCAAGGTCAAGGACGTCATGCGCGTGATCCTCGAACAGGGCATGCGGATGACGATCAACAGCACCCTCGATGCCGACACGGCGACGATGCTCGCGCGCCAGTTCGGCGCCGAGGTCGAGGTGCGGTCCTTCGAGGAAGAGATCGTCGAGTTCGAGGAAGGCGTCAGCCGTCCGGAGGATCGCGAGACCCGCGCACCGGTGGTCACGGTGATGGGCCACGTCGACCACGGCAAGACGACGCTGCTCGACAGCCTTCGCACGACCCGCGTCGCGGAGCGCGAAGCGGGCGGCATCACCCAGCACATCGGCGCGTACGCCGTGGAACTCAACGATCGCAAGATCGTGTTCCTCGACACGCCCGGTCACGCGGCCTTCACCACGATGCGTGCGCGCGGCGCGAAGGTCACCGATGTGGTGGTCCTCGTGGTCGCGGCCGACGACGGCGTCATGCCGCAGACGCGTGAGGCGATCGACCACGCCAAGGCGGCCAAGGTGCCAATCATCGTGGCGATCAACAAGATCGACAAGCCGGACTCCAACCCCGAGCGGGTCATGCGTGAGCTGTCCGAAATCGGGTTGCTCGCCGAATCCTGGGGTGGCGACACGGTGATGGTGCCGGTCTCGGCCAAGGCCAAGCAGAACCTCGATCAGCTGCTCGAAATGATCCTGCTGGTCACCGAAATCGGCGACCTCAAGGCCAACGCGGCCCGCAACGCCTCGGGCACCGTGCTCGAAGGCAAGCTCGATCGCGGCCGTGGTCCGGTGGCGACGGTCCTCGTCCAGGACGGCACGCTGCACGTCGGCGACACCGTCCTGGTCGGCACCATCGTCGGCAAGGTGCGGGCGCTGCAGGACGACCGCGGACGCAGTGTCCGCGAGGTCGGCCCGTCGACGCCGGTCGAAGTGCTCGGCCTGGGTGGCGTGCCGACGCCTGGCGATACGTTCCAGGCGGTCGAGGATGTCGCCAAGGCCCGCCAGATCGCGATGTTCCGCGAGGAGCAGGCCAAGGCGAAGTCGCTCGGGGCGCGCGGCGGGCGGATGACGCTCGAGACGCTCCAGAAGCACATCGCCGAAGGCGGCGTGAAGGAACTGGCGCTGATCATCAAGGCCGACGTGCAGGGCTCGGCCGAGGTGCTGGCCGACTCGCTGCAGAAGCTGGGCGACGAGCGCGTCAAGGTGCGCGTCATCAGCTCGGGCGTCGGCGCCATCAACGAGTCCGACGTGCTGCTGGCGACGGCGTCAGAAGCGATCATCATCGGCTTCAACGTCCGGCCCGACCGCAACGCCGAGGCCTTGGCCAACCGCGAAAAGGTCGACATCCGCCTCCACTCCATCATCTACAACGTCACCGACGAGATGAAGGCGGCGATGGCAGGGATGCTGGAACCGGTGTTCAAGGACGCCCGCATCGGCATGGCGGAGGTCCGCGAGGTGTTCAAGACGCCGAAGGCCGGCACCGTGGCCGGCTGCCTGGTCACCGAGGGCGTCATTCGCCGCTCGGGCGATGCGCAGGCCCGCCTGCTCCGCGACGGCGTCGTGGTGCACACCGGCAAGCTCAGTTCGCTGCGCCGCTTCAAGGACGACGTCTCCGAGGTCAAGAACGGCCTCGAGTGCGGCATGACCTTCGAGCGCTACAACGACGTCAAGGTCGGCGACATCATCGAGGTGTTCGTCTCCGAAGAGGTCGCGGTCACCATTCCGGGGTAG
- a CDS encoding DHH family phosphoesterase gives MTTLSETSAAVPRALIDALRADGPVILCGHARPDGDSIGSVMSMAAALRLRGRQVRTVSSDPAPAAFLAFPRMDTLEIVPEVDASGTTVIVMESGALTRTGITGLERATTIVNIDHHLGNTGYGTVNWFDEGAAACVELVADAIDAIGIAWTSEIATYLYLGLSTDTGSFRHSHITARSFELARRCVLAGADPVHVGQTAYDSFSLGRVRLIGQLLHDMQLDAGGRLAVLTLTPDVHARAGSSPDETEGLINLPFTALDVRAVCMLRSDEAGVTRVSLRSKGAIDVRAVAQRFGGGGHVNASGFTSTDPIETVRTALLPLLRDALR, from the coding sequence ATGACAACACTCAGTGAGACCTCGGCGGCCGTGCCGCGCGCGTTGATCGACGCGCTGCGCGCGGACGGCCCGGTCATCCTCTGCGGGCACGCGCGTCCGGACGGCGATTCGATCGGCTCGGTGATGTCAATGGCGGCCGCGCTCCGCCTCCGGGGCCGTCAGGTGCGCACCGTCAGCAGCGACCCTGCCCCGGCGGCGTTCCTCGCCTTCCCGCGCATGGACACGCTCGAGATCGTGCCCGAGGTCGACGCCTCGGGTACCACGGTGATCGTCATGGAGTCCGGCGCGCTGACGCGGACCGGAATTACCGGACTCGAACGCGCCACGACGATCGTCAACATCGACCATCACCTGGGCAACACCGGCTACGGCACGGTGAACTGGTTCGACGAGGGTGCGGCGGCGTGCGTGGAACTGGTGGCCGATGCGATCGACGCGATCGGCATCGCGTGGACCAGCGAGATCGCGACCTACCTGTACCTCGGTCTCAGTACCGATACCGGCAGCTTCCGGCACTCGCACATCACCGCCCGCAGCTTCGAACTCGCCCGCCGCTGTGTGCTCGCCGGCGCAGATCCGGTGCACGTCGGCCAGACGGCCTACGACAGCTTCAGCCTCGGACGCGTGCGCCTGATCGGCCAACTGCTGCACGACATGCAACTCGACGCCGGGGGGCGCCTCGCCGTGCTTACGCTGACCCCGGACGTCCATGCCCGCGCTGGCTCGTCCCCGGACGAGACCGAAGGCCTCATCAACCTCCCGTTCACGGCGCTGGACGTCCGCGCCGTGTGCATGCTGCGCAGCGACGAAGCGGGCGTGACCCGAGTCAGCCTGCGCTCGAAGGGCGCCATCGACGTGCGCGCCGTGGCGCAGCGCTTTGGCGGCGGCGGACACGTGAATGCCAGCGGCTTCACGTCGACCGACCCGATCGAGACGGTCCGCACCGCACTGCTGCCGTTGCTGCGCGACGCTCTCAGGTGA